A window of the Dryobates pubescens isolate bDryPub1 chromosome 36, bDryPub1.pri, whole genome shotgun sequence genome harbors these coding sequences:
- the RPRML gene encoding reprimo-like protein: MNESLFNQTLLEQGAYPNRTQGLGVLMACCNGTGSVLATDGGSSVLAPDERSLYITRVVQIAVLCVLSLTVLFGIFFLGCNLLIKSESMINFLVKDRRPSKDVGAAIMGLY, translated from the coding sequence ATGAACGAGTCCCTTTTCAACCAGACTCTCCTAGAGCAGGGAGCTTACCCCAACAGGAcccagggcttgggggtgctcaTGGCCTGCTGCAACGGGACCGGCTCGGTGCTGGCGACCGACGGCGGCTCCTCGGTCCTGGCACCCGACGAGAGGAGCCTCTACATCACCAGGGTGGTGCAGATCGCTGTCCTCTGCGTCCTCTCCTTGACTGTCCTCTTTGGCATCTTCTTTTTGGGCTGCAACTTGCTGATCAAGTCGGAGAGCATGATTAACTTCCTGGTGAAGGACCGAAGACCTTCCAAGGATGTGGGAGCTGCAATCATGGGACTCTACTGA